From a single Vibrio chagasii genomic region:
- a CDS encoding prolyl oligopeptidase family serine peptidase, which produces MKVFVLLAFVFLTGKVSASDHYSWLRDDSRGASKVLDYLAEQNDKTQQYQDSIQSISESLEKKWQENRPDRAEKPWQEINGYEYAILEHNGKKALLSREVGHIDTTELLNLDERSTAHDYYQLAAWELDSTKTKLAIAEDITGSEQYQVSVVDLRTKKVTPIAQNVDSTLGWSRDGQSLFLIQLESKTSRPYALVQYSLNQSSPIVVLRELDSSWLLSYYQTSDSQFVVVQANSENSSEQRLLDLGSGELTAPLLPREPGLEYYVDVSGSRLFINSNHERSQFAFYSVPLNQASQVEQWNTLFEPADESRINNFYLFESGPVLISQSGATQSLHFFDSYNQYRLSQPLTEAGQVAWVSQVGDYASNKLHIRSMSLTQPAKWERLSTKTLKRTLFSQDHYSHYHKSEYQTEQITVNSDGKMIPVTLAYRKDKLTKKTPVFLYGYGAYGMTMKPYFMPQIISLLDEGVIYAIAHVRGGGFYGDSWYQAGKGINKENGISDFIATAQALRTYHQGTRSIYAMGGSAGGTLVAAALNQAPGLFDGAVLKVPFVDVVNSMSDASLPLTAQQYGEWGNPNIEDELKIMKQYDPYLNLRKQAYPPILIQIGLNDSRVPYWEGAKYYAKLNELTTGHGPYLLSTSFTQGHSTDRRKSLSQQAFEYAFLLSLTLKDIKAEQ; this is translated from the coding sequence ATGAAAGTGTTTGTGCTGTTAGCTTTTGTCTTTTTGACGGGGAAGGTCAGTGCTTCTGATCACTATTCTTGGTTACGAGATGATTCTCGTGGTGCAAGTAAGGTACTCGACTACCTTGCGGAACAGAATGATAAAACACAGCAATATCAAGACAGCATTCAATCTATAAGCGAGTCTTTAGAAAAAAAATGGCAAGAAAATCGCCCAGATCGAGCTGAAAAACCATGGCAGGAAATCAATGGTTATGAATATGCGATCTTAGAGCATAACGGGAAAAAAGCCTTACTTTCTCGAGAGGTTGGGCATATAGATACAACGGAATTACTAAACCTTGATGAACGTTCTACTGCACACGACTATTATCAGTTAGCGGCTTGGGAGCTCGATTCTACCAAAACAAAACTAGCGATCGCCGAAGACATAACAGGGTCTGAACAATACCAAGTAAGTGTGGTTGATCTTCGGACTAAGAAAGTTACGCCAATCGCTCAAAATGTGGATAGCACATTAGGCTGGTCACGTGATGGTCAATCTCTGTTTCTGATCCAACTCGAATCTAAAACATCGAGACCTTATGCGCTTGTTCAATATTCTCTAAATCAATCATCTCCTATTGTTGTTCTTAGAGAATTAGACTCTTCTTGGTTGCTCTCGTATTACCAGACAAGCGACTCGCAATTTGTTGTTGTTCAGGCCAATAGTGAGAACTCAAGTGAGCAACGTTTGTTAGACCTTGGCTCTGGTGAACTTACTGCACCTCTGTTACCTCGTGAACCAGGCCTTGAATATTACGTTGATGTTTCTGGCTCTCGTTTATTCATCAACAGCAACCATGAACGCAGTCAATTTGCATTTTACTCTGTACCGCTGAACCAAGCTTCACAAGTAGAACAATGGAATACCCTCTTTGAGCCGGCTGATGAATCCAGAATCAACAACTTCTATTTGTTTGAATCTGGCCCTGTGCTTATTAGCCAGAGTGGGGCAACTCAGTCTTTACACTTCTTTGATAGCTACAACCAATATCGTTTAAGCCAGCCATTAACTGAGGCGGGGCAGGTTGCTTGGGTGAGCCAAGTTGGCGACTACGCGAGTAATAAACTGCATATTAGAAGTATGTCTCTTACTCAACCGGCTAAGTGGGAGCGTTTGAGTACGAAGACTCTGAAACGAACGTTGTTCTCACAAGATCATTACTCCCACTATCACAAGTCTGAGTATCAAACTGAACAAATTACAGTTAACTCTGATGGAAAGATGATCCCTGTGACTCTTGCTTATCGAAAAGACAAGCTTACTAAAAAGACACCTGTGTTTTTGTACGGATATGGAGCCTATGGGATGACGATGAAGCCCTACTTTATGCCACAAATCATTAGCCTACTTGATGAAGGTGTAATTTATGCGATTGCTCATGTCCGTGGTGGAGGCTTTTATGGTGATTCTTGGTATCAAGCAGGAAAAGGCATCAATAAAGAAAATGGTATTTCGGATTTCATTGCTACAGCACAGGCATTAAGAACGTATCACCAAGGTACACGATCCATCTACGCGATGGGTGGAAGTGCAGGAGGAACACTTGTTGCTGCCGCTTTGAATCAAGCTCCTGGTTTGTTTGATGGTGCGGTGCTTAAAGTGCCGTTTGTCGATGTTGTGAATAGCATGTCTGATGCTTCACTACCCCTAACAGCCCAACAATACGGAGAGTGGGGGAACCCTAATATTGAAGATGAATTGAAGATAATGAAGCAATACGACCCATACTTGAATCTTCGTAAGCAAGCTTACCCACCCATATTGATACAGATTGGCTTAAATGACAGTCGTGTTCCTTATTGGGAAGGCGCTAAATATTACGCGAAGTTAAATGAGTTAACGACAGGGCATGGGCCTTATTTATTGTCGACAAGCTTTACCCAAGGACATTCGACAGATAGGAGAAAGTCCTTATCTCAACAGGCGTTTGAATACGCATTTCTTTTATCACTTACCTTGAAAGACATTAAAGCGGAGCAGTAA